AAGCGGACGTGCATACAATAGGAAATCTTCAGCTAGCTCATGTGATTTCCAATACTCCGCTGATTCTTAATCAGTCATACAAGGTGCGTTTCGCCAGACCGTAATCATGCGCTACTTGCATTTCCATGTTGATTCGCTCCTTTTGGTCCGTTTCTACGAACACATCCATGCGAGAGAGCTTATCCTCTTGGTATTCAGGAGACTGCTCTGTGTTGCCAAATTGCACAGAGATGATCGGTGAAGTTAGGCTGTTTGTAAGCAATGCATTGAGAAAGGAGATCAATAAGTCCTTATTTCTCGCTTGTCCAAACCATTGCTTAAATGCGTAGTCAACCATGAGATCAATGGGTTCATTGTGATCGATAGGCAATGGTTTATCTCCCTCTTATGTTGAGTATAAGCAGCAAAAGCCCCCTTGAAAAGAGGGCTTTTGCTGCTTACAACGATACTTCCAAGACGTGATCCATCGCCGCCTCAGACCACACAAAACCTTTGTGCGCGTCATAAAAGGTTCGGTGATGCAACAACGTGCCGTCGGCCAACAACGTGTGCACAACCATGAGTACACTGGTTGCCGCCATGAGGGAGGTTCGTCATGAGACGTTGCGCCTGTGATACTACGACTTCTCCACAATGCTGCTCACAAGGTACGAAGGAAGATAGGGGATGTAGAAAAAGCTGTACAGGATCCACTGGAAAAGTGGTTATTCCTCTAGGTAAGTTCTCCCCTTCCTCTGCTTCGAGCAGATTAGAGAAGACTTCACCTGGAAAAGGCATCACGTCCTGTCCGTTTTTTCTCACTCCAACGACCATTTGCCAAACCCA
This genomic stretch from Sulfoacidibacillus ferrooxidans harbors:
- a CDS encoding Rpn family recombination-promoting nuclease/putative transposase; this encodes MPIDHNEPIDLMVDYAFKQWFGQARNKDLLISFLNALLTNSLTSPIISVQFGNTEQSPEYQEDKLSRMDVFVETDQKERINMEMQVAHDYGLAKRTLYD